In the genome of Streptomyces sp. 846.5, the window GCCGGAGGCGATGACGGCCTCGGCCTGGTGAGGGTCGGTGATGAGGCCGACGGCGGCGACCGGGAGGCCGGTCTGCTCGCGGACGGCGGTGGCGAAGGGCACCTGGTAGTCGGGCGCCACAGGGATGTCGGCGTCGGGGACGTTGCCGCCGGTGGAGGCGTCGAGTAGGTCGACGCCACGGGCCTGCAGTTCTTTGGTGAGGCGGACGGTGTCCTGGCCGGTCCAGCCGGAGGCGCCAGTCTCCTCCAGCCAGTCGGTGGCGGAACTGCGGAAGAAACAGCGGCAGTTCCTCGGGCCAGACGGCGCGGACGGCGTCCACCACCTCCAGCGCGAAGCGCATCCGGTTCTCCAGCGAGCCGCCGTAGACGTCGGTGCGGGTGTTGGAGCAGGGCGAGAGGAACTCGTGAACTAGGTAGCCGTGGGCGCCGTGCACCTCGGCGACCTTGAACCCGGCGGCCAGGGCGCACTCGGCTGCCTCGGCGAACTGACGGACGACGAACCCGATCTGGTCGGTCGTCAGTTCTGCCGGCACCGGGTGGGAGCCGAAGGCGACAGCGCTGGGGCCGAGGGTCTGCCAGCCGCCCCGGTCGGCGGGGACGGCGCTGCCGTGGTCCACCCAGGGGGCGTTGACGGAGGCATTGCGGCCGGCGTGGGCCAGCTGGATGCCGGGGACGGCGCCGGCCGACTCGACGAAGGCGGTGATCCGACGGAAGGCCTGCTGCTGGTGCTCGTTCCAGATGCCCAGGTCGGCGGAGCTGATCCGGCCCCCGGGGCTGACGGCGGTGGCTTCGGTGAGGATCAGCCCGGCGCCGCCGACCGCGCGGGCGGCAAGGTGCTGGAAGTGCCAGTCGTTGGGGGCGCCGGTGTCGGGCCCCTCGGAGGCGGCCGAGTACTGGCACATGGGAGCCATCCAGGCCGGTTGGGGAGGGTGACTCCGCGCAGGGTCAGCGGCTCGAACAGCTTGCTCATCGGTCGTCCTCGGTCGTGGGTGCTCAACAGTGCCGCGCCCAGCGATAGAAAGCGTAAGCAATATGTGCAAGCGCATGGATCTGCGGCGGCCTGCCGGCCAGGCGTCGGCTCACCCGTTCGCGCGGGGGAGGCGGCGGGGGTCAGCCGATGCGCGCAGGCTGGGGGGACGATCACCCGCAGCGGAGGAGTAGCGCGATGACGCACAGCGAGGCCGGGGATGTCGGGGGTGGGGACGTCGGCGCTGGAGCCGTGGAGTTGGTGGTGGAGGTCTTCACCGGCCCCGAGGCGTCGTTCTTCAGCACGTCCGCGCTGGTCCACGGCCCGACCGAGGCTTTGCTCGTCGACACCCAGCTGACCCTGAGCGCCGGGCGGGAGCTCGCCGAGTGGGTCGCCGGGCGGACCCGTCGGCTGACGGCGGTGCTGATCACCCACCCGCATCCGGACCACTACTTCGGCACCGAGGAGATCCTCCGGCTCTTTCCAGGGACCCCGGTGTACGCGGTGCCCGAGGTGATCGAGGGAGTCCTCGCCACCGGTCTCGCCAAGGTGGCCGAGTGGCAGCCGGTGTTCGGCGACGACGTCACCTCCTTCCCGGTCGTGCCGGGTCCGCTGCCGGGCCACCGGCTGCGGGTGGACGGGGCCGACGTGGACGTGCTGGAGCTGGGCCAGGGCGACTGCTCGGCGAGCAGCGTGGTCCATGTCCCGAGCGCGGACGCGCTGATCGCCGGCGACCTGGTCTACAACGGGACGCACCTCTGGACCGCGGAGACGACGCCCGGGCAGCGCGCCGACTGGATGGCCAACCTGGAGGTGCTGCGCGGCCTGGGCACGGCAAGGGTGGTGGCCGGGCACCGGGCCCCCGGGCAGGACGACGACACCGGGCGGGTACTGGACTTCACCGCCGACTATCTGCGCGCCTTCGACGCCCGCCTGGCGGAGCACCCCCGTGACGCGGCGGCGCTGGTGGCCGCGATGAACGAGACCTACGCCGAGCTGACCCTGCCGGCACTGCTGGAGATCAGTGCGGCCGCCAACACCGCGGGGGAGGCGGAGTAGGTCGCGCTGGCCTTGACGTCGGCGTCAAGGTCTACCGTCGTGGTCAGTGGCACGGCGGAAGGCGGGGCAGGGACATGCGGATCGGTGAGCTGGCGCAGCGCGCGGGGACGACGACGCGCACCCTGCGGTACTACGAGTCGCGCGGGCTGCTGCCGGCCCGGCGCGCGGTGAACGGCTACCGCGCGTACGGCGAGGAGGACCTGCGGCTGCTGCGGCAGATCAGACTGCTGCAGGACTTCGGATTCGAGCTGGAGGAGACCCGGCCGTTCGTCGACTGCCTGCGCGCGGGACACCCCTCCGGGGATTCCTGCCCGGCCTCGCTGGAGGTCTACCGGCGCAAGCTCGCGGAGATCGACGAGTGCCTGGAGCGTCTGCAGGCGGTGCGCGAGCAGGTCCGCGGGCAGCTGCTGCGGGCGCAGGTGGGGGCGTCGGCGGAGCACCCGGGCGAACCGCTGTGCGAAGTGAAGCCGAGTGAATGGGTGGAGGGGAACTGAGATGACCATGAGTACCGATGTGGTGAAAGTGACGGACGAGACGTTCGCGTCCGAAGTCCTGGGATCCGGATTTCCGGTTCTGGTGGACTTCACGGCGGACTGGTGCCCGCCCTGCCGGATGCTGGCGCCGGTACTGGCGGATGTCGCCAGGGAACAGCAGGGAAGGCTGAAGGTGGTGACGATCGACGTCGACGCCAACCCCGCGACGCAGGCCGCCTACGGGGTGCTCTCGATGCCGACACTGATCGTCTTTCAGGGCGGTGAGCCGGTTAAGTCGCTGGTGGGAGCACGTCCCAAGCGTCGGCTGCTGCAGGAGCTCGAGGAGTGGTGCGCCGACTGACGGTGGCTCGGGGGGCGTGTGGGAACTGCGGACGGTAGCGCGTTTGCGTCTCGCGCGCCCCATTCTTCTCACTATTTATGGGATGAGCTGTTTGCTCATGCCACGCTGCGGTTGGCAGGAGGTCTGCCCGCCGCCGCCGCACGAATCGTCGCTGTCGGACTGCGCTGATACGACGGGAGAAGAAACCGAAAGGTGTCGATCGGAAGCGCTCTCAATCGAAACGGCCTGCCGCGAATTAGGCAGCCGAAACAGTCGAAGTCGTCCTCCGGACAGTCACAACCCCCGCTCACCCCGCCGCCTCCTCCTCCTCCTCCTCCTCCTCCCCCGCCGCCGCCCTCTCCGTCGTCTCCGCCGTCCGGGAACTCGGGGAACTCCGGGAACCAGGAGGAGCAGGTCGCCCAGGAGGCGATACCACGGCCGGCACCGACATCGGGCGTGGTGGACAACCTGCCCGCGCGCCCCTCCTACGCGCCGATCATCAGGGACGCTCCCGGGCTCAACTGGGTGGGTCCCGGGGACGCCTGGTCCCGGGCCTGGGGTGTCACGGAGCGGCAGCCGTACAGCGCTCCGGTCCTGCCCGCTCCGATTCTGCCGGCGGTGGGGACGTTCGGGGCCGGGCCGGGCCTCCCGGCGATGCCGTCGGCGCCACCGCTGCTGCTGCCCAACGCCGCGGTGGCGGTGGTACCGCTGGCCGGGCGGGGCCAGGCCGCGGCGTCGGCAGGGCCGACCGCCGACGACATCGCGCTGGTGCGGCGCAGCCTCGGCGTGCTGGAGTCCGTCGCCGACCGGGCCACCGCGCACTTCTACGCGGTGCTGTTCCTGCGCCACCCCGAGTTGCGCGCGCTGTTCCCGGCCGCCATGGACCTGCAGCGCGACCGGCTGTTCCGGGCCCTGCTGGTGGCGGGCCGGGCGGCCGACGATCCGGTCGCGCTGACCGAGTACCTGGACCGGCTGGCCAGGGGGCACCGCAAGTACGGGGTCCGCAACGAGCACTACGGGCCGGTCGGCGAGGCACTGCTGGCGGCGCTGGAACGATACTGCGGGCGGTACTGGGATCCCGAGACCGAGATCGCCTGGCGCCGGATCTACCGGGTGATCTCCGAGGTGATGATGGCCTCGGCCGAGGCCGACGCCCAGGTCGCGCCCGCTTCCTGGCAGGCCGAGGTGGTCGCCGTCGACCGCAGGGCCGGTGAGGTCGCGGTGGTCACCCTGCGCACCGACCAGCGCTACCCCTACCTGGCGGGGCAGTACACGACGCTGGAAGTGCCGATGTGGCCGCGGGTGTGGCGGCACTACTCGCCGGCCGGCGCCCCGCGCGACGACGGACTGGTGATGCTGCACGTCAAGGCGGTTCCGGCGGGCTGGGTGAGCAACGCCCTGGTCCACCGGACCAGTCCGGGGGACGTGCTCCGCCTGGGGCCCGCGGCGGGGACGATGCACGCCGACCACGACGGCGACGCTCCGCTGCTGCTGATCGGCGGCGGCACCGGGATCGCTCCGCTCATCGCCATCGTCGAGGCGGTCGCCCAGCACGGCCGGGCGCGCACCGTCGAGGTGTTCTACGGCGCACGGCGGGAGCAGGATCTGTACGCCAGGGAGGAGTTGGAGGCACTGGCCCGGCGCCACCCCTGGCTCGCGGTGCACACCGCGGTGTCCGAGGGGCGGGCGGAGGGGGCGGGTTTCTCGGGGTCGCTCCCGGCGGTGGTCGACCGCTACGGGCCGTGGGACGAGTACGAGGCGTTCGTGAGCGGACCGCCGGCGATGATCCGCCGGACCGTCGCCGTACTGCGTGAGGAGGGGGTGCAGGGCGACCGGATCCACCACGACCTGTCCGACCCGGCGTGACCGGCGCTCCCTTCCTGTTGCCTGCCCCGCTACCGCGGGCCGAGGTCGTCGGCGAGCAGCGCGGTGATGCCCTCGATGTTCGCCGCCAGGTACGCACGCAGCGACGGCGGGACCACGTTCACCGAGGTCACCCCCTCGCGGGTGAAGGGGAGCCGGACCACCTCGTACTCGCCGTTGGGCTCGTCGACCTCGGGACCGTGGCGCTGCGAGAGGTCGATCGACTCGACCCGGCAGGCGAAGAAGTGCTGGACCTTGACGGCATCTTTCGGGACGCCATCCCCGGCAGAGGTGCCCGGTACCGCGTCGTGCAGTGCGATGCTCACCGTGTCGACGAAGGCCGGCACCACGTTCCCGGCCTTGCCGCCGATCTCCTCGGACAACTCCCGGTGCAGGGCGTCCACCACGGTCGGGTCGGTCGGTTCCACGCCGCCGCCCGGAGTGACCCAGTACGGGGGCCGACCTGGCTTGGTGCGCTTGATCAGGACGAGTTCGGGGTTCTGCAGATCACCGTCGAGCAGGATCGCGCGAGCGGTTCGCTTGACCACCGGACGTGGCATGGAGTCCTCCGGGTGTTGCGGCAGTGCGGCGTTCCGTTCCCAGCAGTGTGCCGCGCGGTGCGGTTGGTGAAACAGGGCTTGCACCACCCCGCTGCACCACCTCCTCCGCACCACCCCCGCCGGGTCCCTCCGTTCGGCGGGCACGAACCAGCCGTTTGGTCGAGGCAGAAGCGGAGGAAAGAGTGCATGATGTGAAGAAGTCGGACCAATGCGGTAGTTGACCACCGCCCTTGCATGAGTATGTCCGGATATATCGCGTGGCGAGGGGGAACGGGAGATGGCGACCGCCGAGTGGCCGAGACTTTCCGGCACCGCGGAGCGTTTGAGTGTGCGGATGGGGCAGGTGATGGAGCAGTTCTCCCCCACCGGGTACAGCCAGGCGCGGGTCGGTGCGGCCCCGGACAACGAGAGGTGCTGAGCGATGCACGCAGAGGACGCCGAAAGCGCCCGGAGCCAGGACTTCGGGAGTCAGTGCACCGGGCGGCTGGTGATGAGCCTCCAGGTCACCAGCGAGCTCGCCCTCGACGTCGACGTGCGGCTGCGCTACGACCCCGCCGACCCCTACGCCGTCGCGCTCACCTTCCACCTGCCCGGCGACCCGCCGGTGCACTGGGTCTTCGCCCGCGAGTTGCTGCTGGACGGGATCAGTCGCAGCAGCGGTGAGGGCGACATCGTGATCGAGCCGGTGCCGGGCCCGGACCCGGACTTCCAGGACGTCAGGATCCGGCTGCGCTCCCCCGCGGGCGAGGCCGTTCTCTACTCGCCGGCGCTGCCGCTGATCGCCTTCCTCGGACGCACCGACCGGCTGCTGCCGATGGGCGGCGAGCAGACGGTGAGCGATCTGGACGCCGCGCTGGAACTCATCCTGAACGGGCACTCCCGCCGCGCGGGCTGAGCCGACCGGTGGCCGGAAGTGCCCGCCGGCAGATGTGGGCGGGTGTCGGCGGTGTCAGTCCTCGTCGCGGAAGACCATGTGCAGGGCCCAGGCGACGATGCTGATGATCAGCGACCCGAGCAGGGCCGGCACAAAGCCGTCCACGTGGAAGTCCAGGCTCAGCTTGCCGGAGGCCCAGGAGGTCAGCCAGAGCATCAGGGCGTTGATCACAAAAGTGATCAGTCCCAGTGTCAGGATGAACAGCGGCAGTGAGAACAGCTTCACGATCGGCTTGATCACAAAGTTCACCACGCCGAAGAGCAGCGCCACCAGGACGACGGTGAGCGTCTTGTGCTGCCAGTCGCCCGAGGTGAGGGTGATACCGGTGACAACCGCTGTCGCGACCCAGATGGCCGCCGCGTTGATCAGAGTCTTGACTACGAAGCGCAACATGGGGTGATCGTCGCAGGAGTCCGGGCCGCGGCGGAAGCCCCGGCGGTGGAGTGTTGCGGGCTGATACCTACCTGGTACGCGGTGCGGACGTGACGGCCCCGGCTGGTTGAATACCGACAAGCGACCGACCGCTGGGAGTGGGGAATCCGATGCAGGTGTTCCGGATGGACGACCTGGACGCTGAACGCGCCGCAAATGAGGGCGCCTACCTGCGCTTTCTCAACGAACGCCATATGTCCGTGGGTCTGTACGCGCTGGACCAGGGCGCGCTGGACCCGCAGCAGCCGCACAAGCAGGACGAGGTCTACGTCGTCGTCAGCGGGCGGGCCTATCTCACCGTCGGTGACGAGACCACGACCGTTGGCCGCGGATCGGTGGCCTATGTGCCCGCGGGCATGCCGCACCGCTTCCACCACATCAGCGAGGACCTGCGGGTGCTCGTCGTGTTCTCCCCTCCGGAGAGCTGATCCGTGGACCCTGTGCGCTCCGGCTCCATCAGTTTCAGTGACGAGCTGTGGCAGGCGTCCGAGGACACCTACCGGGCGATCCTGGACCACCCCTTCCTGCTCGGGCTCGCCGACGGCACCCTCCCCCGGGCGGCCTTCCGTCACTTCGTCGTCCAGGACTCCCACTACCTGCGCGACTACGCCAGGGCGCTCGCGGTCTGCGCCGCCAAGGCCCCCACCGAGGCGGACGTCAGGGCCTTCGCCGACGACGCGGTGGGCGCGCTCGCGGCGGAGCAGGAGATGCACGCGGACTTCTTGAAGGACCGCAGCTTGAAGGACCGCAGCTTGAACGACCGCAGCGTGAACGACCTGGGCCTGGACGGACCGGGCGCCCCGGTGGACGACGCCGAGGTGCTGCCGACCACCCGCGCCTACACCAGCTACCTGCTCGCGACCGTCTACGGCGGCTCCTTCGCCGAGGGTCTGGCGGCGGTGCTCCCGTGCTACTGGATCTACGCCAGGGTGGGCGAGGCGCTGCTGCGCACCTCGTCGCCCGATCCCCTCTACGCCCGTTGGATCGAGAGCTACGGCGACGAGTCGTTCCAGGCCGTGGTCCGCCGGGTGCTGAAGCTGACCGACCGGGTGGGCGCCGAGCTCTCCCCGGCCGAACGGCGGCGCGCCGTCGGGCACTTCGCGACGACCTCGCGCTACGAGTGGATGTTCTGGGACGCCGCCTGGCGCGGTGAGCGCTGGCCGGTCTGACGCCGGGAGCCGGGCGCGGACCGGTGACCTGCGGGTAACCGACCCCGACCTGCGGATGACCGTCCCCGGGGGCGACGGTAGGGGCCTTATCCGGGTTCTCTCAGGGGCGCGAAGCGTCCACCGGAGACCCCTGCGGCCGTACGATCGAGTCAGCAGGAAGAAGCAATCGGGCCGGTGGCCCCGAGGCCCCGGGACGACAGACCCCGCGGGGGAGGACGGACAACATGAACGAGATCTGGAAGACGCTCCCTGGCTGGATGCGCAACATCGTGGTTCCGGTCATCGTGCTGATCGTGGCGCTGTGGGTGGCGTCCGCCGTGGTGGGAGCGATCTTCGGAGTCATCGGCTTCCTCTTCGGCTGGATCATCAAGGTGATGTTCGTGGTGGCGCTGGGGGCAGTCGTCGTCATCCTGGTGAAGCGGGCGTCGCGCTGACGCCGGTCTGACGTCCTTTCACTCGCGCCAGCACCTGTGCCCCGTACCGGACTTCCGGTACGGGGCACAGGTGCTGGCGGTTCTGGTGCTAGCGGCGGTGGCGGTGCCGGCCGGCGGCTGCTCCGGCGCCGGCTCCTGCTTCGGTCGCAAGAACGGAAGGGGCCCGGCCCTGGGCTGGGATGGCCACGGTCGCGGGGCGGGTGTTGTGGCTGGCCACGAGCGCGGCGAGGAAGGTGGTCAGCGGCACCGAGGCGATCAGGCCGATGCTGCCGACCAGTGTCCTGACCACCTCCTCGGCGACGATCTCGCTGGTGGCGACGGTCCAGACGCCCCGGTTGGCGATGGTGAACAGCAGCATCAGCGGCAGTGCCGCTCCGGCGTAGGCCATGACCAGGGTGTTCACGGTGGAGGCGATGTGGTCGCGGCCGATCCGGATGCCGGCCCGGTAGAGCGCCCTGGTGCCCATGGTCGGGTCGGCGGCGCGCAGTTCCCACACCGACGAGGCCTGAGTGACCGTCACGTCGTTGAGCACACCCAGGGATCCGATGATGACCCCGGCCAGCAGCAGGCCGGGGAGCTTGATCCCGGTGAAGAGGGAGTGGACCAGGGCGGTCTCGTCCGAGGTGTTGCCGGTGAGATGGGTCAGACCGATGAACACCTCACCCAGGACGCCGATCAGGGCCAGCGACACCAGGGTCCCGATGACCGCGACCGAGGTGCGCGCGGACAGGCCGTGGCACAGGTACAGCGCCACCAGCATGATCGCTCCGCCGCCGACGACGGCGACCCGCAGCGGGTCCTCGCCCTTGAGGATGGCCGGCAGCACGAACAGCGACAGCACGGCGAAGCTGATCCCCAGCGCGACCAGGGCGGCGAGCCCGCGCAGCCGTCCGACCAGCACCACGGCCAGGGCGAAGATCCCGGCCAGGATGGCCATGGGCATCGAGCGGTCGGCGTCGCCGATCGTGTACTGCAGCGCGGCGGGGGCGGTCGGGGAGTAGTCCAGGACCACCTTCTCCCCCGCGCTGTAGACGGCGGTCTGGTCCGGGGTGAGGGTCAGTTGGACGGTCCTGCCGGAGTCCTTGCCGCTGGTGACGGCGACGCTGACCAGTGAGCAGGCGTTCTGGGCCGCCGTTGCCGCTGCCGTGGAGGCCGCTGTCGCCGAGCCCGCGTCGCAGGGTGCCGCCTTGGTCGCGGTGACCCGGCCGCTCACCGTGGGCTGGTCGAACCCCAGTCCGGTGGAGGCGTGCGCGGGCAGCCTGCCCGGCCACATCAGCACCATGCCCGCCACCACCGCCACCGCGAACGGGATCAGCACGGCGGCGATGACCGCGCGCAGCCGCCGGGAGGCGGGGCTGGCCGGGCCGTGGTCGTGGCTGTGGCCGTGCTCGTGCTCGTGCGGGTGGTCGGCCACGGGAACAGTCCCTTCCGGATGGGCTGCGGCAGTGCACCGTACCGGAAGCGTGTGAGATCTGGCAGCACCGACGCCCCCTGGCCAAGCCGGGGCCCGGCTCGCTACGGTGGGCGGCGTCTAGATTGCAGACGCGGGAGCTCGGAGCACCGGGCTGAGAGGGCGCTGACCGCCGTACGCAGAATTCGTACGGCAGCTGCTTGCGCCGACCGCAGGAACCTGACCGGGTAATGCCGGCGTAGGGAGAAGTGGGTCTGATGACCAGCACGTACGACGCACAGCAGCAGCATGCCGCTCGCGCCACCGAAGCGGCCGATGCCGCCAAGGGCCCGTCCAGCACCGGGACCGGCTACCCCACCCCCGCCTGGACCAAGGCCTACCACCAGGGATCGCGCCCCGACCTGCGCGTTCCCTACCGGGAGGTGCGGCTGGGCAACGGCCGTACCGTCCCGCTGTACGACACCTCGGGCCCGTACACCGACCCGTCGTTCGAGGCCGACGTCCGACGCGGGCTGCCGCCGCTCCGGGACGGCTGGATCAGCCAGCGCGGTGACACCGAGGACTACCACGGGCGCGAGCCGCGTCCCGAGGACGACGGACTCAGGCACACCGCCTCGCGCGGCGGGCTGGGCCTGGCCAACCTCGACGCGGTCTTCCCCGGCCGCCCGCGCCGACCCCGCCGGGCCCGGGAGGGCACGGCCGTGACCCAGCTCGGCTACGCCCGCCGGGGCGAGGTCACCGCCGAGATGGAGTTCGCGGCGCTCCGGGAGGGGATGGACCCGGAGCTGGTCCGGGCGGAGATCGCGGCCGGCCGCGCCGTCCTGCCGGCCAACGTCAACCACCCCGAGGTCGAGCCGATGCTGATCGGCAGCCGTTTTTTGGTGAAGATCAACGCCAATATCGGCAACTCGGCGGTCACCTCCTCGATCGAGGAGGAGGTCGAGAAGATGTCCTGGGCCACCCGCTGGGGCGCCGACACGGTG includes:
- a CDS encoding MBL fold metallo-hydrolase, coding for MTHSEAGDVGGGDVGAGAVELVVEVFTGPEASFFSTSALVHGPTEALLVDTQLTLSAGRELAEWVAGRTRRLTAVLITHPHPDHYFGTEEILRLFPGTPVYAVPEVIEGVLATGLAKVAEWQPVFGDDVTSFPVVPGPLPGHRLRVDGADVDVLELGQGDCSASSVVHVPSADALIAGDLVYNGTHLWTAETTPGQRADWMANLEVLRGLGTARVVAGHRAPGQDDDTGRVLDFTADYLRAFDARLAEHPRDAAALVAAMNETYAELTLPALLEISAAANTAGEAE
- a CDS encoding MerR family transcriptional regulator; protein product: MRIGELAQRAGTTTRTLRYYESRGLLPARRAVNGYRAYGEEDLRLLRQIRLLQDFGFELEETRPFVDCLRAGHPSGDSCPASLEVYRRKLAEIDECLERLQAVREQVRGQLLRAQVGASAEHPGEPLCEVKPSEWVEGN
- the trxA gene encoding thioredoxin, which produces MTMSTDVVKVTDETFASEVLGSGFPVLVDFTADWCPPCRMLAPVLADVAREQQGRLKVVTIDVDANPATQAAYGVLSMPTLIVFQGGEPVKSLVGARPKRRLLQELEEWCAD
- a CDS encoding globin domain-containing protein is translated as MDNLPARPSYAPIIRDAPGLNWVGPGDAWSRAWGVTERQPYSAPVLPAPILPAVGTFGAGPGLPAMPSAPPLLLPNAAVAVVPLAGRGQAAASAGPTADDIALVRRSLGVLESVADRATAHFYAVLFLRHPELRALFPAAMDLQRDRLFRALLVAGRAADDPVALTEYLDRLARGHRKYGVRNEHYGPVGEALLAALERYCGRYWDPETEIAWRRIYRVISEVMMASAEADAQVAPASWQAEVVAVDRRAGEVAVVTLRTDQRYPYLAGQYTTLEVPMWPRVWRHYSPAGAPRDDGLVMLHVKAVPAGWVSNALVHRTSPGDVLRLGPAAGTMHADHDGDAPLLLIGGGTGIAPLIAIVEAVAQHGRARTVEVFYGARREQDLYAREELEALARRHPWLAVHTAVSEGRAEGAGFSGSLPAVVDRYGPWDEYEAFVSGPPAMIRRTVAVLREEGVQGDRIHHDLSDPA
- a CDS encoding NUDIX hydrolase, producing the protein MPRPVVKRTARAILLDGDLQNPELVLIKRTKPGRPPYWVTPGGGVEPTDPTVVDALHRELSEEIGGKAGNVVPAFVDTVSIALHDAVPGTSAGDGVPKDAVKVQHFFACRVESIDLSQRHGPEVDEPNGEYEVVRLPFTREGVTSVNVVPPSLRAYLAANIEGITALLADDLGPR
- a CDS encoding SsgA family sporulation/cell division regulator; protein product: MSLQVTSELALDVDVRLRYDPADPYAVALTFHLPGDPPVHWVFARELLLDGISRSSGEGDIVIEPVPGPDPDFQDVRIRLRSPAGEAVLYSPALPLIAFLGRTDRLLPMGGEQTVSDLDAALELILNGHSRRAG
- a CDS encoding phage holin family protein; this translates as MLRFVVKTLINAAAIWVATAVVTGITLTSGDWQHKTLTVVLVALLFGVVNFVIKPIVKLFSLPLFILTLGLITFVINALMLWLTSWASGKLSLDFHVDGFVPALLGSLIISIVAWALHMVFRDED
- a CDS encoding cupin domain-containing protein, translating into MQVFRMDDLDAERAANEGAYLRFLNERHMSVGLYALDQGALDPQQPHKQDEVYVVVSGRAYLTVGDETTTVGRGSVAYVPAGMPHRFHHISEDLRVLVVFSPPES
- a CDS encoding TenA family protein, with translation MDPVRSGSISFSDELWQASEDTYRAILDHPFLLGLADGTLPRAAFRHFVVQDSHYLRDYARALAVCAAKAPTEADVRAFADDAVGALAAEQEMHADFLKDRSLKDRSLNDRSVNDLGLDGPGAPVDDAEVLPTTRAYTSYLLATVYGGSFAEGLAAVLPCYWIYARVGEALLRTSSPDPLYARWIESYGDESFQAVVRRVLKLTDRVGAELSPAERRRAVGHFATTSRYEWMFWDAAWRGERWPV
- a CDS encoding YibE/F family protein, whose protein sequence is MADHPHEHEHGHSHDHGPASPASRRLRAVIAAVLIPFAVAVVAGMVLMWPGRLPAHASTGLGFDQPTVSGRVTATKAAPCDAGSATAASTAAATAAQNACSLVSVAVTSGKDSGRTVQLTLTPDQTAVYSAGEKVVLDYSPTAPAALQYTIGDADRSMPMAILAGIFALAVVLVGRLRGLAALVALGISFAVLSLFVLPAILKGEDPLRVAVVGGGAIMLVALYLCHGLSARTSVAVIGTLVSLALIGVLGEVFIGLTHLTGNTSDETALVHSLFTGIKLPGLLLAGVIIGSLGVLNDVTVTQASSVWELRAADPTMGTRALYRAGIRIGRDHIASTVNTLVMAYAGAALPLMLLFTIANRGVWTVATSEIVAEEVVRTLVGSIGLIASVPLTTFLAALVASHNTRPATVAIPAQGRAPSVLATEAGAGAGAAAGRHRHRR